A window of the Candidatus Dormiibacterota bacterium genome harbors these coding sequences:
- a CDS encoding peptide ABC transporter substrate-binding protein: MENTRRAWRPAAATAIGAITSVLLAACGGSSTTTNSSLTLTQYNPAKGTQGGNLVFSDWEPVQDLNVLSSSAATTQQVVTGPIWASLWVFDGQNKPIPDLVTDVPTTDNGMVKKIDDSHMDVTIKLRSGMKWSDGSPLTSADVKFTIEAICNPDVGAASQTGYDHIASQEIKDDQTVIWHFGPRKSGSCGLQADLSSGIYAPYLLLNTAIVPKSVLGSIAPASWATSDYFTKKPTVTNGPYMVQNFSPGPAAIVTLVPNPNYSAGRSSGKYFNHAPYLNKLTYKIYGDKSSQIAGLQSGDADLGLDMIAKDLPSLQGSTHMKPVNANGLLDEFLNFNLGNNETGCDAQKFAATCGKPTIWKDDRTLRQAIALAVDKDSMNQQLVGGIGKTMNSFLVSTLAPYYDTTTPKFVRDVAKANSMLDQDGWVKGANGIRAKNGTKCAWVISTTTGNPQRAAEEELLISNWKDIGCTVTTKNWPAGIFFQAFQGGGIQSTGQFDMTLYANNWAPDPDSWGTTSLPGQIPNAQNPSGVNWNRANDPKLTDLLLQGENTIDINQRVDIYKKAQTEWRDYLPTIELYERPDVFGVGTVFGNFAATVNTCLATCNAPDWFHKGAS; this comes from the coding sequence ATGGAAAACACCAGACGAGCGTGGCGGCCGGCTGCCGCAACGGCCATCGGCGCGATCACGAGCGTACTGCTGGCGGCATGCGGCGGAAGCAGCACAACCACCAACAGTTCACTGACGCTCACGCAGTACAACCCGGCGAAAGGAACGCAGGGCGGCAACCTCGTCTTCTCCGATTGGGAACCGGTGCAGGATTTGAATGTCCTTTCCAGCAGTGCCGCGACCACGCAGCAGGTGGTGACCGGGCCGATCTGGGCGTCGCTCTGGGTCTTCGACGGCCAGAACAAGCCGATACCCGACCTGGTCACGGACGTGCCGACGACCGACAACGGCATGGTGAAGAAGATCGACGACAGCCACATGGACGTCACGATCAAGCTCAGGTCCGGCATGAAATGGTCGGATGGCTCGCCCCTGACCAGCGCGGACGTCAAGTTCACGATCGAGGCGATCTGCAATCCCGACGTGGGAGCGGCCAGCCAGACCGGCTACGACCACATCGCCTCGCAGGAGATCAAGGACGATCAAACCGTCATCTGGCACTTCGGGCCCCGCAAGAGCGGTTCCTGTGGTCTGCAGGCGGACCTGTCAAGCGGGATCTATGCGCCGTACCTGCTGCTCAACACGGCAATCGTCCCCAAGTCGGTGCTGGGCAGCATCGCACCGGCGAGCTGGGCGACCAGCGACTATTTCACCAAGAAGCCGACGGTGACGAACGGGCCCTACATGGTCCAGAACTTCTCGCCGGGTCCTGCGGCCATCGTGACCCTGGTCCCGAACCCGAACTACAGCGCGGGCCGCTCGAGTGGCAAATACTTCAATCACGCGCCCTACCTGAACAAGCTGACCTACAAAATCTATGGGGATAAGTCCTCCCAGATCGCGGGCTTGCAGTCGGGTGATGCCGATCTCGGCCTCGACATGATCGCGAAAGACCTGCCCAGCCTCCAGGGGTCGACCCACATGAAGCCGGTCAACGCGAACGGACTGCTCGACGAATTTCTGAACTTCAACCTGGGCAACAACGAAACCGGGTGCGATGCGCAAAAGTTCGCGGCGACCTGCGGCAAGCCAACTATCTGGAAGGATGACCGGACCCTGCGACAGGCCATCGCCCTTGCCGTCGACAAGGACTCGATGAACCAGCAGCTGGTCGGCGGTATAGGAAAAACCATGAACAGCTTCCTGGTATCCACTCTCGCGCCCTACTACGACACGACCACGCCGAAGTTCGTGCGCGACGTCGCCAAGGCGAACTCGATGCTGGACCAGGACGGCTGGGTCAAGGGCGCGAACGGCATCCGCGCCAAGAACGGCACCAAGTGCGCGTGGGTCATCAGCACCACCACCGGCAACCCGCAACGGGCGGCCGAGGAGGAATTGCTGATCAGTAACTGGAAGGACATCGGTTGCACCGTGACCACCAAGAATTGGCCGGCCGGCATCTTCTTCCAGGCGTTCCAGGGCGGCGGCATTCAGTCCACCGGCCAGTTCGACATGACGCTCTATGCCAACAACTGGGCCCCCGATCCCGACTCCTGGGGCACGACCTCGCTGCCAGGCCAGATCCCCAACGCCCAGAACCCGTCCGGCGTCAACTGGAACCGGGCGAACGATCCGAAGCTGACGGACCTGCTCCTGCAGGGCGAAAACACGATCGACATCAACCAGCGTGTCGACATCTATAAGAAGGCGCAGACCGAGTGGCGGGACTACCTGCCGACGATCGAGCTGTACGAGCGGCCCGACGTCTTCGGCGTGGGCACCGTGTTTGGCAATTTCGCG